The Thermococcus sp. genomic interval CTCGTCCAGCCGAGGGAAAGGTTCACCGTGTCCATGTGGCCGTTGAGAACGACTGTGTAACCCCTGCCGGGGAGATAAGCTATGACGTCGTCTCCAAAGCCTTCAATCGGGAGCGTCTCGACCTTGAAGCCATATCCCTCAAGGATGGAAGCTATAAACCTTGAAATCTCGTGTTCCTTTCCAAAGGGAGACCCGATGGCAACGAGGTCTTTAAGGAGCTCAAACTCGTCCATCCCTATCACCCACCAGCTCCTTGACAAATTCTGAAAACTTCACTTTCCGTTCTATCCCCTTTACCCTCTCAAGTTCTTCCTTAAGGAAAGATATGTTCTCCTCGATTTCATTGGCCAAATCTTCGAGGAGCATTGAGAGGTCGAGGTCTTCAATTTTCCCCGAGAGATATCTGCAGGCCCGTAACTGGAGTTCTTCAAGCTTAATCGTCTGCTCGAGAACTTCCGCATAGTCGCCAACGGTTTCAATCGAAACTCCTAAATTTTCCACCTTAGAGGATGAGATGGATTCTGGATGGAGCCGTAATGCTATTTTCCAAAGCTCCTCTGTTTGCCTTTCCTTCTTCTCAACAAAGCGTGAGAACTTGATTTTCCCGTACCCCCTTGGGAGGGAATCCGTCATCACCTGGTACACTGCGAGAACACGCTGGGAAGTTGATACGAGATAACTGAGAACATCACGAGGAGGAAGGGATGAGACACGCCTGAGAACCTCACTCACGTCATCTTCAAAGAAGTCTCCGAGTAAGTCCATGGCACCACCTTTAGAAATTTTACAGAAATGCGTAAAAACGTTTTGTTGGTGGACCGGGCGGGATTTGAACCCGCGGCCTCCGCCTTGCGAGGGCGGCGCTCGTACCAGGCTGAGCTACCGGCCCACTCCCGTCTATAGTCAAAGGGTGGGGTTTTAAAAAGTTTTGGTATCGCTCAGTGGTGACCGCTTTCATCACCCCTCAGGAGGGCTTGGGCGTCATCATCGCTGGGCTTAAAAACTCGCGAACCTTTTTAACCCTGGTGATTTAGGTGAGGTTCATACCACTCATCGTTGCCAGACCAGAGGTTCAGATGGCAATAGACGAGGCCATAATGCTCGCCAGAATTGAGGGCAAGGTTCCTGATACCATCAGACTCTACGCCTTCTCGCCCAGCTCTGTAACAATTGGCAGATTCCAGAGCGTAAGACATGACGTCAACCTTGAGGGAGCTAGAAGACTTGGTATTCCGGTTGTGAGGAGGATTACTGGCGGGGGAAGCGTCTTCCACGACGAGTTCGGCGAGATAACTTACTCAGTAATCATCGGCGAGGACTTTCATCCTGCCTTGAAGAACGTCGAGACCAGCTACCGTTACTTGGCTGGCCCAATAGTCGATGCCCTTGAAGACCTCGGCCTTGATGCCGGCTTCTCGGGTCTCAACGACATAGTTGCCAACGGGAAGAAAATCAGTGGCTCGGCTCAAACTAGAAGAAGAGGAATTATCTTACAGCACGGCACCTTTATGTACGCGACGCGCGTTGAGATACTCGGGAAGGTGCTTAGGGCCTCAAAGGAGAAGCTCAGAGATAAGGGAATTTCGAGCGTCTGGGAGCGAGTGACGACCCTTGAGCGTGAGGGCATAAAGCTCACCCGCTGGGAGGCCTATGGACTTCTCAGGGATAGT includes:
- a CDS encoding biotin/lipoate A/B protein ligase family protein: MRFIPLIVARPEVQMAIDEAIMLARIEGKVPDTIRLYAFSPSSVTIGRFQSVRHDVNLEGARRLGIPVVRRITGGGSVFHDEFGEITYSVIIGEDFHPALKNVETSYRYLAGPIVDALEDLGLDAGFSGLNDIVANGKKISGSAQTRRRGIILQHGTFMYATRVEILGKVLRASKEKLRDKGISSVWERVTTLEREGIKLTRWEAYGLLRDSFARAFDIEDGELTEYELELAERLIEERYGRREWNEMR